One window from the genome of Synergistaceae bacterium encodes:
- a CDS encoding AMP-binding protein — translation MTERLDIVIDECLETSPENKCFWWEGKWYNQFFLKHLVDRSEETLREAGFSEGQRLAVLMPNSPMIAALSLAVWRLGGIVCPLNSKSGLPSLAATLSLLEPFAIVLSDETRDETRKEMGTLLDEQGWLHISCPLAGPLPEFQGRAATSPALDEEREIAVIFSTSGTTGAPKAVPVSHLSLLNNCRESIRTLEDLREGDVLLNVLPSFHAFGYMAGTILPLILKGSQVIVPNFLPLPNTLRAIKEAPANVILLVPMMLNLLLGLVEKGAPRPEGIKLLIIGGDRYNIQMEDRVEKLLGIGVLEGYGLTECSPVVSFNRSYARRRLGTVGEFLGGYQWRLLDEGGKLVSDTAGEGVLWLKGPSVTKKYFRGTESDKERFDDGWFNTGDYVRVEDGYIRILDRVTDIIIVNGFNVYPQEVEAVLSQHPAVAQVVVIGIPASSGEIPKACIVKKPNVEVTESEIHRYCKERLAHYKVPRKVEFLETLPMSRMGKVLRRVLREREQVKNVE, via the coding sequence GTGACCGAAAGACTGGATATCGTCATCGACGAATGCCTTGAAACGTCACCTGAAAACAAATGTTTTTGGTGGGAAGGAAAATGGTACAACCAATTTTTCTTGAAACACCTGGTCGATAGGAGCGAGGAGACTTTGCGCGAAGCGGGTTTTTCCGAAGGGCAACGCTTGGCCGTCTTGATGCCGAACAGTCCTATGATTGCCGCGCTGTCGCTTGCTGTCTGGCGATTGGGAGGTATAGTCTGTCCTCTAAACTCGAAGTCCGGTCTCCCTTCTCTGGCCGCTACTTTGTCGCTGTTAGAGCCCTTTGCCATCGTTCTTTCTGACGAAACACGGGACGAAACACGGAAAGAGATGGGTACCCTTTTGGACGAACAAGGTTGGCTTCACATCTCCTGCCCTCTCGCGGGGCCCTTGCCTGAGTTCCAGGGGAGGGCGGCCACTTCTCCGGCATTGGACGAGGAACGGGAGATCGCGGTGATTTTTTCCACGTCGGGAACCACCGGCGCGCCCAAAGCGGTGCCGGTTAGTCATCTCAGCCTTCTAAATAACTGCCGCGAAAGCATTCGTACTTTGGAGGACCTACGGGAGGGTGACGTTCTTTTAAACGTTTTGCCGAGCTTTCACGCCTTCGGGTATATGGCCGGGACTATATTGCCTCTGATTTTGAAGGGCTCTCAGGTGATCGTGCCCAATTTTCTGCCGTTGCCCAATACCCTAAGGGCTATTAAAGAGGCTCCCGCCAACGTGATTCTTCTCGTTCCCATGATGCTGAACCTCCTTCTGGGTCTTGTTGAAAAGGGCGCGCCGCGGCCGGAGGGGATTAAACTCCTCATTATCGGAGGCGACCGCTACAATATCCAAATGGAGGATAGAGTCGAAAAACTTTTGGGAATTGGCGTACTGGAGGGCTACGGGCTGACAGAATGTTCCCCTGTGGTTTCCTTCAACAGGAGCTACGCCCGTCGCCGTTTGGGCACGGTAGGGGAGTTCCTGGGCGGCTATCAGTGGCGGCTCCTGGACGAGGGAGGCAAGCTCGTGTCCGATACCGCGGGGGAAGGCGTCCTGTGGCTGAAAGGACCATCTGTAACGAAAAAATATTTTCGGGGAACAGAAAGCGACAAGGAGCGCTTTGACGATGGGTGGTTCAACACAGGGGACTATGTGCGAGTGGAGGACGGTTACATCCGTATCTTGGATCGGGTGACGGACATCATTATCGTGAACGGTTTCAATGTGTATCCCCAGGAAGTGGAAGCCGTGTTGTCCCAGCACCCGGCGGTGGCGCAGGTGGTGGTGATCGGAATACCCGCGAGCAGCGGCGAGATCCCCAAGGCCTGTATCGTCAAGAAGCCCAATGTGGAAGTTACAGAATCGGAGATTCACCGTTATTGTAAAGAGCGTTTGGCGCATTATAAAGTTCCGCGCAAGGTGGAGTTTCTCGAAACCCTGCCCATGTCGAGAATGGGAAAGGTCCTCCGCCGCGTCCTGCGTGAGCGGGAACAAGTTAAAAATGTCGAATAG
- a CDS encoding NUDIX domain-containing protein → MTTEPWDDYAYTALIVFCFLLRDGNILLIRRANEPYKGAITVPGGRKKRGENLRDACVREMFEETGYVLKHMEFAGILHAYALDGNVEFLSNYFVCADFEGDLKSSEEGDLLWVDVQQSLSLPGIHPFYVQLLPDILKKNFPIELSAVAGKIV, encoded by the coding sequence ATGACTACAGAACCGTGGGACGACTACGCTTACACCGCTTTGATCGTTTTTTGCTTTTTGTTGAGGGATGGGAACATCCTGTTGATTCGGCGAGCCAACGAACCTTACAAAGGAGCGATTACCGTGCCTGGAGGACGCAAAAAACGAGGGGAAAACCTGAGAGACGCCTGTGTCCGAGAGATGTTCGAGGAGACCGGTTACGTTCTGAAACACATGGAGTTTGCCGGCATTCTTCACGCCTATGCCTTGGATGGCAATGTGGAGTTTCTCAGCAACTATTTCGTCTGCGCCGACTTTGAAGGAGATCTAAAGAGCTCGGAAGAAGGGGACCTATTATGGGTAGACGTTCAACAAAGTCTATCCTTGCCTGGTATTCACCCCTTCTACGTCCAGTTGCTCCCCGACATATTGAAAAAGAACTTCCCCATCGAGCTATCCGCCGTTGCGGGAAAGATCGTTTGA
- a CDS encoding AMP-binding protein yields MSVRLEEVIEERLGKDANARCFWWDGQWYTKADFSRLVGECETSLRASGFGKGQRLCVLMQNCPMITALSLAVWRLGGTISPLNVKSGMPSLLGTLDLIEPFAVIASNAIREEAGAVLQEKGFTCVTCPPMGLLPTLNGKTSSIETQDTAVIFATSGTTGLPKAVPLSHGNLYDNCTAVMEAVRPLEPGDIFLTVLPNFHSFGYTVSMILPLVIDASAVIVPGFLPPQQTVRAIRECKPTILFAVPTIFSYLLSGMERDSVPKDLFAFAKIMISGGDRLGANMHEQSLRLTGKDIVEGYGLTETSPVLAVNRSYEEHHPGTVGPFLRGYEWHLRTEKGERTDKNEGVLWVRGPSVTSGYFRAPELTAERFEDGWFNTGDYVRIEDGYIRVLDRVTDIIIVGGFNVYPQEVELVLHAHPAVQTAIVVGMPHPVNGEVPKAFIRKTEGAKVTELEIVKYCKEQLAHFKVPRKVEFVDDFPLSGTGKILRRVLRERERGKA; encoded by the coding sequence ATGTCCGTAAGGCTTGAAGAGGTTATTGAAGAGAGATTGGGTAAAGACGCAAACGCCCGCTGTTTCTGGTGGGATGGGCAGTGGTACACCAAAGCGGATTTTTCGAGGCTAGTAGGGGAGTGCGAGACGTCGCTTCGTGCCTCCGGTTTTGGAAAAGGGCAGCGATTATGCGTTTTAATGCAGAACTGCCCTATGATCACAGCTCTTTCTTTAGCCGTCTGGCGGTTGGGTGGGACAATCTCTCCTCTCAATGTCAAGTCGGGAATGCCGTCCTTGTTGGGCACACTGGATCTGATCGAGCCATTCGCCGTCATCGCCTCCAACGCGATTCGGGAGGAAGCCGGAGCCGTTTTGCAAGAAAAAGGCTTTACCTGTGTCACGTGCCCCCCCATGGGTCTTCTGCCCACGTTGAACGGGAAAACGTCCTCCATCGAAACTCAGGACACTGCCGTTATCTTCGCTACGTCCGGTACCACCGGCTTGCCCAAAGCCGTGCCTTTAAGCCACGGCAATCTTTACGACAACTGTACAGCCGTCATGGAGGCGGTGCGACCTCTGGAACCGGGGGATATTTTCTTGACTGTGCTTCCAAATTTCCATTCTTTCGGCTACACCGTCTCCATGATCCTGCCCTTGGTCATAGACGCGTCCGCGGTCATCGTTCCAGGTTTCCTACCTCCTCAACAGACGGTGAGGGCAATCCGCGAGTGCAAGCCCACTATTCTTTTCGCCGTCCCGACCATTTTTTCTTATCTTCTTTCGGGTATGGAACGGGACAGCGTTCCCAAAGACCTTTTTGCCTTCGCCAAGATCATGATCTCTGGAGGGGACCGTTTGGGGGCTAACATGCACGAGCAGTCACTCCGTCTTACGGGCAAGGATATCGTGGAGGGGTATGGTCTCACCGAAACCTCTCCCGTGTTAGCAGTGAACCGGAGTTACGAAGAGCACCATCCCGGGACGGTAGGTCCTTTCCTACGCGGCTACGAATGGCATTTACGCACGGAAAAGGGTGAGAGGACGGATAAGAACGAGGGCGTACTGTGGGTGCGCGGCCCTTCCGTAACCAGCGGCTATTTCCGAGCGCCGGAGCTGACGGCCGAACGTTTCGAGGACGGTTGGTTTAACACGGGGGATTATGTACGGATAGAAGACGGCTACATCCGCGTTTTGGACCGAGTGACGGATATTATCATCGTCGGCGGGTTCAACGTGTACCCCCAGGAGGTGGAGCTGGTACTCCACGCGCATCCCGCGGTTCAGACGGCCATCGTGGTGGGGATGCCTCACCCCGTCAACGGCGAGGTCCCAAAGGCCTTCATTCGGAAGACCGAGGGAGCGAAGGTTACGGAGCTGGAAATCGTCAAATATTGCAAAGAGCAATTGGCGCACTTCAAGGTCCCCCGCAAGGTGGAGTTTGTGGACGATTTCCCCCTTTCCGGGACGGGGAAAATCCTTCGCCGGGTTTTGCGCGAGCGGGAACGGGGAAAGGCATGA
- a CDS encoding Do family serine endopeptidase, giving the protein MHRSRLPSPFQGDPFFRQFFGEEFEDFSRSVPMRGRGSGFVVSKDGKILTNNHVIDGADKITVTLSDGKTYEGNILGKDPTFDLAVVQIEADADLPVLELGDSDSLDVGEWVVAIGNPYGLEHTVTVGVISAKNRSIHTNDINFDGFLQTDAAINPGNSGGPLINIDGKVVGINTAIVPYAQGLGFAVPVDMAKQIMDDLIAYGRAKRGWLGVVVQDLTSEFSEAYGVDVKTGIIVGDVFEGSAAERADLRRGDVIVTVNGEAVQGVQGFVNKVRSQAPGATLKLEVIREGEPISVTAKLGENPDVEERDISAEGTKKTEAEENILEKVGVFVSKLTDELRRQYGIENRKELSEGLVVVDVAERSSARLAGIREGDLILEVNGKKVNDSEALSGSIKRESKSVVLLIERDGRTFFASLKLQ; this is encoded by the coding sequence TTGCATCGGTCGAGATTACCGTCGCCCTTCCAAGGTGACCCTTTCTTCAGGCAATTTTTTGGCGAGGAATTCGAGGATTTTTCGCGTTCCGTGCCGATGAGAGGCAGAGGATCGGGGTTCGTCGTGAGCAAGGATGGAAAAATCCTCACCAATAATCATGTGATCGATGGCGCGGACAAAATCACGGTCACGTTGTCAGATGGAAAAACCTACGAGGGGAATATCTTGGGCAAGGACCCCACCTTTGACTTGGCGGTGGTTCAAATCGAGGCGGACGCGGACCTGCCTGTTTTGGAGCTAGGGGATTCCGATTCCCTTGATGTGGGCGAGTGGGTCGTGGCCATTGGCAACCCTTATGGGCTGGAGCATACGGTGACGGTGGGCGTGATCTCCGCCAAGAACCGCAGCATTCACACCAACGATATCAATTTTGATGGCTTTTTACAGACCGATGCGGCCATCAATCCCGGAAACAGCGGAGGCCCATTGATCAATATTGATGGCAAGGTCGTCGGCATCAACACGGCCATCGTGCCCTATGCCCAGGGACTGGGGTTTGCCGTCCCCGTGGATATGGCCAAGCAAATCATGGACGACCTGATAGCCTACGGCAGAGCCAAACGCGGATGGCTGGGTGTTGTCGTGCAGGATCTGACCAGCGAGTTCTCTGAGGCTTATGGCGTCGATGTGAAGACGGGGATCATCGTGGGAGACGTCTTTGAGGGCTCCGCAGCCGAGCGGGCGGATTTGCGGCGGGGGGACGTGATTGTTACTGTAAACGGCGAGGCGGTTCAAGGTGTCCAAGGGTTCGTTAACAAAGTTCGTTCTCAGGCGCCTGGCGCGACTCTGAAACTGGAGGTCATCCGTGAAGGCGAGCCCATCAGCGTGACGGCCAAACTTGGTGAAAACCCCGACGTCGAGGAACGAGACATCTCCGCCGAGGGAACAAAGAAAACTGAGGCAGAGGAAAATATTCTCGAAAAAGTGGGCGTTTTCGTCTCAAAACTGACGGATGAACTGAGGCGACAGTACGGGATCGAAAACAGGAAAGAACTCAGTGAAGGGCTCGTAGTCGTGGATGTTGCCGAGAGATCTTCTGCGCGGCTGGCCGGAATCCGGGAAGGTGATCTGATATTGGAGGTCAACGGTAAAAAGGTGAATGATTCCGAGGCACTGAGTGGTTCCATCAAAAGAGAGAGCAAATCGGTGGTGTTGCTCATCGAAAGAGATGGAAGAACGTTCTTCGCATCGCTGAAGCTCCAGTAA
- the xth gene encoding exodeoxyribonuclease III — protein MVKNSSAKSILRVATFNVNSVRSHLPVLERWLSMLEKAGTPVDLLFLQETKAVDADFPTAAFEAMGYRARFCGEKSYNGVAVISRVSSPFSEPEVRFGFGDREEPDFPTRVAYAKTSKIAILNTYVPQGKEITHADYALKKRFLERVRAFFDREITLDLPFAWVGDLNVAPTDIDVTHPENKRDHVCFHREIREKFQWVVSWGLSDILRRFHPEEGEYTFFDYRVKDAVTRNVGWRIDHILANDVLTKKAWACFVDREPRTWEKPSDHTPLVADFEI, from the coding sequence ATGGTCAAAAACTCTTCGGCAAAGTCGATTCTACGTGTCGCCACGTTCAACGTTAACTCCGTTCGCAGCCATCTACCCGTTTTGGAGCGTTGGCTATCCATGCTGGAAAAAGCCGGAACACCTGTGGACCTGCTCTTTTTACAGGAGACGAAGGCCGTCGACGCGGATTTTCCCACGGCGGCCTTCGAGGCGATGGGATACCGGGCTCGATTTTGTGGTGAAAAATCTTACAACGGCGTGGCCGTCATCAGCCGGGTTTCTTCTCCATTCTCGGAGCCGGAGGTTCGTTTTGGCTTCGGGGATAGAGAGGAACCGGATTTTCCGACGCGGGTCGCTTATGCCAAAACCTCGAAGATAGCGATTCTAAACACTTATGTTCCCCAGGGCAAGGAGATCACCCATGCGGATTACGCGCTCAAAAAAAGATTTCTGGAGCGAGTGCGTGCCTTTTTTGATCGGGAGATCACGCTCGATCTGCCCTTCGCCTGGGTCGGAGACTTGAACGTGGCGCCAACGGATATTGATGTCACCCACCCCGAGAACAAAAGAGACCACGTCTGTTTTCATCGGGAGATCCGAGAGAAGTTTCAGTGGGTGGTCTCCTGGGGGCTTTCGGACATTTTGCGCCGCTTTCACCCAGAGGAAGGGGAGTACACCTTTTTTGACTATCGGGTCAAAGACGCGGTGACGCGCAATGTGGGATGGAGAATCGATCATATTTTGGCCAACGACGTGTTAACGAAAAAGGCTTGGGCCTGTTTTGTGGACAGAGAACCCCGGACCTGGGAAAAGCCATCCGATCACACGCCCCTGGTGGCGGATTTCGAGATATAA
- a CDS encoding methylated-DNA--[protein]-cysteine S-methyltransferase: MKSIFFYGSPVGEIGIAEENGVISHVFFGRAQTPGGFETGETPVIRTAMEQLTEYFDGKRKSFDLSLAFHGTDFQISVWKALLSIPSGETRSYKDVAVSIGKPKAYRAVGFANNRNPIVIIVPCHRVIGHNGSLTGYGGGLPVKQYLLDLEKRYI; the protein is encoded by the coding sequence ATGAAGAGCATATTTTTTTACGGTTCTCCAGTTGGGGAGATCGGGATTGCCGAAGAAAATGGCGTTATATCCCACGTTTTTTTCGGCAGAGCACAAACTCCTGGAGGCTTCGAGACGGGCGAAACCCCCGTGATTCGAACAGCGATGGAGCAGCTTACGGAATACTTCGACGGCAAAAGAAAGTCTTTCGATCTGTCGCTGGCGTTTCACGGCACAGATTTTCAAATATCCGTCTGGAAGGCCCTGCTATCCATCCCCTCCGGAGAAACCCGCAGCTACAAAGACGTTGCCGTCTCAATCGGAAAACCAAAAGCCTACCGGGCAGTGGGGTTCGCGAATAATCGTAACCCTATCGTTATTATCGTTCCCTGCCATCGGGTGATAGGGCACAATGGCAGCTTGACTGGTTACGGAGGAGGACTGCCCGTCAAACAATATTTATTGGACTTGGAGAAGCGGTATATCTAA